One genomic window of Myxococcales bacterium includes the following:
- a CDS encoding pilus assembly protein PilM, translating to MAHRVLGIDIGQTEIKAVLVEASWRTYAVLGAYLEPVPSAEEVAHRLPPAAPEPAPATEKATEPPAETAPENEPVAPAGEETPPPWVFALADLLKKHQLEFNEVTCSLPGTRATTRILTLPFENRRRIEQILPFELENQVPFDLDEMHLSFEVLGKDPDGGFRVLVALTPKPEVAMFLRHVSQAGVDPRLLDLSPYGLFAAARQALPQEMGAYAVLDLGSNHADVVIMNEGQLADLRSIPVGGEVFDRAVAETLRLDPVRAEAVKREKASLNANDVLGQALRGAAVPFFIRLRQTLQGIRSEKGIVVTRLYLTGRGGFLDGLAAALAEELAVEVDWLAPFPAETPAFAGPPDRLQQARFGRALALASRGYDPLRKVALNLRHGPFIYRRQQLAIKSSLRSIAIIGGIIVLLLAYNIIAGHMQKRRQLQQVQDQIVQLYMKAFPGGAPPLQPLDQFRSQIGKTMAKYHAVGFFGDDNLRAIEILKGLSELIPPNIVVDIKKFDLTTESLKLEGEVGSFPDVDALEEALKKLPAFKQVKKESSTTVSEKVKFRFLITLQEKKPKTTGGAPAPQGTPKPPAAPAGEAKPS from the coding sequence ATGGCGCATCGTGTATTGGGCATCGATATCGGCCAAACGGAAATCAAGGCCGTATTGGTAGAGGCTTCGTGGCGCACCTACGCCGTGCTCGGCGCCTACCTGGAGCCCGTGCCGTCCGCCGAGGAAGTGGCCCATCGCCTGCCGCCCGCCGCGCCCGAACCAGCACCCGCGACCGAGAAGGCAACGGAACCGCCGGCCGAAACGGCGCCGGAAAACGAGCCCGTCGCGCCGGCCGGGGAGGAAACGCCGCCACCCTGGGTATTTGCCCTGGCCGATCTGCTGAAAAAACACCAACTGGAATTCAACGAAGTCACTTGTTCGCTGCCCGGAACGCGGGCGACGACGCGTATTTTGACCCTGCCCTTCGAGAATCGCCGCCGGATCGAGCAGATTCTACCTTTCGAACTGGAAAACCAGGTGCCCTTCGACCTGGATGAAATGCATTTGTCGTTCGAAGTGCTCGGCAAGGATCCGGACGGCGGTTTTCGCGTCCTCGTGGCGCTGACTCCCAAGCCGGAAGTCGCAATGTTTTTGCGGCATGTCTCCCAGGCCGGCGTCGATCCGCGGCTCCTCGACCTGTCGCCTTACGGGCTGTTTGCCGCGGCGCGCCAGGCGTTGCCGCAGGAAATGGGCGCCTATGCGGTGCTCGATCTGGGGTCGAATCACGCCGACGTGGTCATCATGAACGAGGGACAACTCGCCGACCTGCGCTCGATCCCGGTGGGCGGCGAGGTGTTCGACCGGGCGGTCGCCGAAACCTTACGCCTCGATCCGGTGCGCGCCGAAGCGGTCAAGCGCGAAAAAGCCAGCCTGAACGCCAACGATGTCCTGGGCCAGGCCTTGCGCGGCGCCGCCGTTCCGTTTTTCATCCGCCTGCGGCAGACCCTGCAGGGCATTCGCTCCGAAAAGGGAATCGTCGTGACGCGCCTGTATCTGACGGGGCGCGGCGGTTTTCTCGACGGTCTGGCCGCGGCGCTGGCCGAGGAACTCGCCGTCGAGGTCGATTGGTTGGCGCCGTTTCCGGCCGAAACGCCGGCCTTCGCCGGTCCGCCCGATCGGCTGCAACAAGCCCGCTTCGGCCGGGCGCTCGCCCTGGCCTCACGCGGTTACGATCCCTTGCGGAAAGTGGCGCTCAACCTGCGCCACGGGCCGTTCATTTACCGCCGCCAGCAGTTGGCCATCAAATCGTCGCTGCGCTCCATCGCGATCATCGGCGGCATCATCGTCTTGCTGCTCGCCTACAACATCATCGCCGGCCACATGCAGAAGCGGCGCCAGCTCCAACAGGTGCAGGATCAAATCGTCCAGCTTTACATGAAGGCGTTTCCCGGCGGCGCGCCGCCGTTGCAGCCGCTCGATCAGTTCCGCAGCCAGATCGGCAAGACGATGGCCAAGTACCACGCGGTCGGCTTTTTCGGCGACGACAACCTGCGGGCGATCGAAATTCTGAAGGGGCTGAGCGAATTGATTCCGCCGAACATCGTGGTGGACATCAAGAAATTCGACCTGACCACCGAAAGCCTCAAGCTCGAGGGCGAAGTGGGTTCGTTCCCCGACGTGGACGCGCTGGAAGAAGCGTTGAAAAAGTTGCCGGCCTTCAAACAGGTGAAAAAGGAATCGAGCACGACCGTTTCGGAAAAAGTGAAATTCCGGTTCCTGATCACCTTGCAGGAGAAAAAACCCAAAACCACCGGCGGCGCCCCGGCGCCGCAGGGAACCCCCAAGCCCCCGGCGGCCCCGGCGGGTGAAGCGAAGCCGTCATGA
- a CDS encoding transglutaminase domain-containing protein, translating into MNKPLRWICIFVWLGLLALFAYRQITAQSLPPGLAVAAAAASEDEDRQEWYGIYINQPNGERYKIGYAMTRRSEIATGFRTDADTYMRLAIQGTEQVMRTESKILTDAEYRLQYVDFVMRSDKMKFKVTGQVRGNEIQLEIEAAGATQKQTMALPEVPVMPDDIVSLLSKQGGLKVGNTVELPFFDPMTRRYDKARVRVTQRLEPAAADGRKIVAYRVETEMAGTTAVAIVDEAGNTLEQTMANITMLRETRQAALTENWRDKPADLPEIARVPVDRPIPKPREARRLTVRLAGASLDDLPLGDSRQTFADGVLTVHVPEPPAKGTFKPPLHTDDPEMRALLEPEPLIESDDPAIVAQARQIVPVAIDALTTARVLASWVHDNLEKKPLISITSAKEVLQIRRGDCNEHASLYTALARSLGLPARIDIGLVYVNGAFYYHAWNSVYVGEWVSVDATFGQFPADATHLRIVSGGLDKQVDILRVMGNLKIEVLETP; encoded by the coding sequence ATGAACAAGCCGTTGCGCTGGATTTGCATCTTTGTCTGGTTGGGTTTGCTGGCTCTTTTCGCCTATCGCCAGATCACCGCGCAATCCCTGCCGCCCGGGCTGGCCGTCGCCGCCGCCGCCGCTTCCGAAGACGAAGACCGGCAGGAGTGGTATGGCATCTACATCAATCAACCCAACGGCGAACGATACAAAATCGGCTACGCCATGACCCGGCGCAGCGAGATCGCCACCGGCTTCCGCACCGACGCCGACACCTACATGCGCCTGGCCATTCAGGGCACCGAACAGGTGATGCGCACCGAGAGCAAAATCCTGACCGACGCCGAATACCGCCTGCAGTACGTCGATTTCGTCATGCGGTCCGACAAAATGAAGTTCAAGGTGACCGGCCAGGTGCGCGGCAACGAGATCCAACTCGAAATCGAGGCCGCCGGCGCGACCCAGAAGCAAACCATGGCGCTGCCCGAGGTGCCGGTGATGCCCGACGACATCGTTTCCCTGCTGTCGAAGCAGGGCGGGCTCAAGGTCGGCAACACCGTGGAACTGCCGTTCTTCGATCCGATGACCCGCCGCTACGACAAGGCCCGGGTGCGCGTCACCCAGCGCCTGGAGCCCGCGGCCGCCGACGGCCGGAAGATCGTCGCCTACCGCGTCGAAACGGAAATGGCGGGCACCACCGCCGTGGCCATCGTCGACGAAGCCGGCAACACCCTCGAACAGACCATGGCCAACATCACCATGCTGCGTGAAACCCGGCAGGCGGCGCTGACCGAAAACTGGCGCGACAAACCGGCCGACCTGCCCGAGATCGCCCGCGTGCCCGTCGACCGGCCGATCCCCAAGCCGCGCGAGGCGCGGCGGCTGACGGTGCGGTTGGCGGGCGCTTCCCTGGACGATCTGCCGCTCGGCGACAGCCGGCAGACCTTTGCCGACGGGGTGCTGACCGTCCACGTGCCCGAGCCGCCGGCCAAGGGAACGTTTAAACCGCCCCTGCATACCGACGATCCGGAAATGCGGGCGCTGCTGGAGCCCGAGCCGCTAATCGAAAGCGACGATCCGGCGATCGTCGCGCAGGCCCGCCAGATCGTGCCGGTTGCGATCGACGCGCTCACGACGGCGCGGGTGCTGGCTTCCTGGGTTCACGACAACCTGGAAAAGAAGCCGCTGATTTCCATCACCAGCGCCAAGGAAGTGCTGCAGATCCGGCGCGGCGACTGCAACGAGCACGCCTCGCTGTACACGGCGTTGGCGCGGTCGCTCGGCCTGCCGGCGCGGATCGACATCGGCCTGGTTTACGTGAACGGCGCTTTTTACTACCACGCCTGGAACAGCGTTTACGTCGGCGAATGGGTGAGCGTGGACGCGACCTTCGGCCAATTCCCCGCCGACGCGACGCACCTGCGCATCGTTTCGGGCGGGCTCGACAAGCAGGTCGATATTCTGCGCGTGATGGGCAACCTGAAGATCGAGGTGCTGGAGACGCCATGA
- a CDS encoding DNA-processing protein DprA has translation MQENEYRDNFVDAVRLSRLPGVGAHHFAELIRLHGSPRAALHAWSQVTPHDSLKAPLAGAVGGLERYFAEGGRGVYLGAEDYPALLDRISEPPPYLFRRGPLWPLDSFSVAIIGAREAGEAALSFAHDLANALASIGVTIVSGGALGVDAAAHEGSLSAGSRTVLVSATGIDRVYPASNQDLFDRVAERGCILTELLPGTPPRKDFFPTRNRIVVGLARLLVVVEGRLQSGSASSYHHMRRLGRLVFAWTGASGAGAELPALILSQGGLPLSAPDPLPILHYLLRPVDSPA, from the coding sequence ATGCAGGAAAATGAGTACCGCGACAATTTCGTGGATGCGGTGCGCCTGTCGCGCCTCCCCGGGGTGGGCGCTCATCATTTTGCGGAGTTGATTCGATTGCACGGCAGCCCGCGCGCGGCCTTGCACGCCTGGAGCCAGGTCACGCCGCACGACAGCCTCAAAGCCCCGCTGGCCGGCGCGGTCGGCGGGTTGGAACGGTACTTCGCCGAAGGCGGCCGGGGCGTCTATCTGGGGGCCGAGGACTATCCCGCCTTGCTCGACCGGATCTCCGAGCCGCCGCCCTATCTGTTTCGCCGCGGTCCATTATGGCCACTCGATAGTTTCAGCGTGGCGATCATCGGCGCGCGCGAGGCCGGCGAAGCGGCCTTGTCCTTCGCGCACGACCTGGCCAACGCCCTGGCCAGCATCGGGGTGACGATCGTCAGCGGCGGCGCGCTGGGCGTGGATGCCGCGGCGCACGAGGGTTCGCTGTCGGCCGGCAGCCGGACGGTGCTGGTTTCGGCGACCGGGATCGACCGAGTTTACCCGGCGAGCAACCAGGATTTGTTCGACCGCGTGGCCGAGCGCGGCTGCATCCTGACCGAACTGTTGCCCGGCACGCCGCCACGCAAGGATTTTTTCCCGACCCGCAACCGGATCGTCGTCGGCCTGGCGCGCTTGTTGGTCGTGGTGGAAGGCCGGCTGCAAAGCGGCAGCGCCAGTTCGTACCACCACATGCGCCGTCTCGGCCGGCTGGTCTTCGCCTGGACGGGCGCGAGCGGCGCGGGCGCCGAATTGCCGGCCTTGATCCTGTCGCAAGGCGGTTTGCCGTTATCCGCGCCGGATCCCCTGCCGATTCTGCACTACCTGCTACGGCCGGTGGATTCGCCGGCCTAG
- a CDS encoding HDOD domain-containing protein, translating into MMIDEKVFRAKVNALQNLPAFPGILDKFNELVKDPKISMNQIGDLISKDQLLSVKILKLVNSAFYGFPGRISTITHALVLLGYDVVKGLILSASVFDIMFDKWQPLWRHSLGVSKACGLICNRLKIENAEEISMAGLLHDIGKVVFLLMEPDIYGQVKHAAEKRNRPIVMAEQTMLGFNHADVASWLCEKWHLPQRLSTPMAFHHNPDQAPNAPVPTAVLFLADNLVKALGYGTEPLALVEPMPEAVTKNLAVTHQFLAEVTDVLEAELVALGV; encoded by the coding sequence ATGATGATCGACGAAAAAGTATTTCGCGCCAAAGTCAATGCGCTGCAAAATCTGCCGGCGTTTCCCGGGATTCTCGATAAGTTCAACGAACTGGTGAAGGATCCGAAAATCTCGATGAACCAGATCGGTGATCTGATCAGCAAGGACCAATTGCTTTCGGTGAAAATCCTCAAGCTGGTCAACAGCGCCTTCTACGGTTTTCCGGGCCGGATTTCAACGATTACCCACGCGCTGGTGTTGCTGGGTTACGACGTCGTCAAAGGCTTGATCCTTTCCGCCAGCGTTTTCGACATCATGTTCGACAAGTGGCAGCCCCTGTGGCGCCACTCGCTCGGCGTCTCCAAGGCCTGCGGCCTCATCTGCAACCGGCTGAAAATCGAAAACGCCGAGGAAATCTCCATGGCCGGCCTGTTGCACGATATCGGCAAGGTCGTCTTCCTGCTGATGGAACCGGACATCTACGGCCAGGTGAAGCACGCCGCCGAAAAACGCAACCGGCCCATCGTGATGGCCGAGCAGACCATGCTCGGGTTCAACCACGCCGACGTCGCCTCGTGGCTCTGCGAAAAATGGCATTTGCCGCAACGACTCAGCACTCCGATGGCGTTTCACCACAACCCTGATCAGGCGCCGAACGCGCCCGTGCCGACGGCGGTGCTGTTCCTGGCCGACAACCTGGTCAAGGCGCTCGGTTACGGCACCGAACCCCTCGCCTTGGTCGAGCCGATGCCCGAGGCCGTCACGAAAAATCTGGCCGTCACGCATCAATTTCTCGCGGAAGTGACCGACGTTTTGGAAGCGGAGCTGGTCGCGCTGGGCGTTTGA
- a CDS encoding type II secretion system protein M, whose amino-acid sequence MNLNLDDRQKRILMISGAGVAVLLLLWTIVLPKLGIGGLDSKIAAKQRDLREMMRLYQDFEKVKKDVNAIEGGINRNKNLSLLSELSTIAEKINIKQGIESMVSKAKPKSEFYKEESVEMRLQKIKLDELANLLYDIEYSSKVLRVRKLHIEARFDDPTLLNAVLEVSTFKNLDE is encoded by the coding sequence ATGAACCTGAATCTCGACGATCGGCAAAAACGCATTCTGATGATTTCCGGCGCCGGCGTAGCCGTCCTGCTGCTGTTGTGGACGATCGTCCTGCCGAAACTCGGCATCGGGGGGCTGGATTCCAAAATCGCCGCCAAGCAGCGTGACCTGCGCGAAATGATGCGCCTCTATCAAGATTTTGAAAAAGTGAAAAAAGACGTCAACGCGATCGAGGGCGGCATCAACCGCAACAAAAACCTGTCGCTGCTTTCCGAACTATCGACCATCGCCGAAAAAATCAACATCAAGCAGGGCATCGAATCGATGGTCTCCAAGGCCAAGCCGAAGAGCGAGTTCTACAAGGAAGAATCGGTCGAGATGCGCCTGCAGAAGATCAAGCTCGACGAACTGGCCAACCTGCTTTACGACATCGAGTATTCGAGCAAGGTTTTGCGGGTCCGCAAACTGCACATCGAGGCCCGCTTCGACGACCCGACCCTGTTGAACGCGGTGCTGGAAGTTTCGACCTTCAAAAACCTCGACGAATAA
- a CDS encoding ABC transporter ATP-binding protein translates to MAIVECRELTKTYLVGKVQVPALRGVDLLIEAGDFAAIAGPSGSGKTTLLNVVGALDVPTSGRVTVIGKDLAGLNAGALSELRRRHIGFIFQSYNLIPVLSAVENVEFILMVQGVARRERRRRALEILAKVGLGELADRRPNELSGGQQQRVAVARAIVSRPELILADEPTANLDSKTADELIDLMWRLNRDEGMTFVFSSHDRQVLERSRRLLILHDGRIVEDKRQND, encoded by the coding sequence ATGGCGATTGTCGAATGCCGGGAACTGACCAAAACCTACCTGGTCGGCAAGGTCCAGGTGCCCGCCCTGCGCGGCGTGGATCTGCTCATCGAGGCCGGCGATTTCGCCGCCATCGCCGGGCCGTCGGGCTCGGGCAAGACCACGCTGCTCAACGTCGTCGGCGCGCTCGACGTGCCAACCTCCGGCCGGGTGACGGTCATCGGGAAGGATTTGGCGGGGCTGAACGCCGGGGCGCTGTCGGAACTGCGCCGGCGGCACATCGGGTTCATCTTCCAATCCTACAATCTGATTCCGGTGTTGTCGGCGGTGGAGAACGTCGAGTTCATCCTGATGGTGCAAGGCGTCGCCAGGCGGGAACGCCGCCGCCGCGCGTTGGAAATTCTGGCCAAGGTGGGCTTGGGCGAACTGGCGGACCGGCGCCCCAACGAATTGTCCGGCGGCCAGCAGCAGCGCGTCGCGGTCGCGCGGGCGATCGTCAGCCGGCCCGAGTTGATCCTGGCCGACGAACCGACCGCCAACCTCGACAGCAAAACGGCCGACGAACTGATCGACCTGATGTGGCGCCTCAACCGAGACGAGGGCATGACCTTCGTGTTTTCCAGCCACGATCGCCAGGTACTCGAACGCAGCCGGCGCCTGTTGATTCTGCACGACGGCCGGATCGTCGAGGACAAGCGGCAAAATGATTAA
- a CDS encoding diguanylate cyclase, with protein sequence MRKRIMVLDTDEERGQQIVNMINAEDHLGYLMLDTNRALSQIYNDTPDLIIMAIESERWKPFLRMLKNDTVFAHIHVLGLCDPSQIGPETSFESLPLDDFTFLPVDLSELQLRLHLAIDKAGRYLDANPLSRLPGNFSIVQAVQRHIEDNKPFAFAHLDIDSFKPFNDRYGFTRGDEVIRMSARVLVNTVRIFPEAQSFVGHIGGDDFVLIVNPTHLDAVCQQIITNFDMLASMFYDDEDRARGYIESVDRQGTPRRFPLISISIAAVLSTNHNFTHYGQYSTAANEVKKKVKQMEGSNYLVDRRCTKEEDEDKGVVH encoded by the coding sequence ATGCGCAAACGAATCATGGTGCTGGACACCGACGAGGAGCGCGGGCAGCAGATCGTCAACATGATCAACGCCGAGGACCACCTCGGCTACCTGATGCTCGACACCAATCGCGCCCTCTCGCAAATCTACAACGACACCCCCGATCTGATCATCATGGCGATCGAAAGCGAGCGCTGGAAACCCTTCCTGCGCATGTTGAAGAACGACACCGTCTTCGCGCACATCCACGTCCTCGGGCTTTGCGATCCCTCCCAAATCGGGCCGGAAACCTCGTTCGAGTCCCTGCCGCTCGACGATTTCACCTTTCTGCCGGTGGACCTGAGCGAACTGCAACTGCGCCTCCACCTGGCGATCGACAAGGCCGGCCGCTACCTCGACGCCAACCCGCTGTCGCGACTGCCGGGCAATTTTTCCATCGTCCAGGCGGTGCAGCGGCACATCGAGGACAACAAACCGTTCGCCTTCGCGCACCTGGACATCGACAGCTTTAAGCCCTTCAACGACCGCTACGGTTTCACGCGGGGCGACGAGGTCATCCGCATGTCGGCGCGCGTGCTGGTCAACACGGTGCGCATCTTCCCCGAGGCGCAAAGTTTCGTCGGCCACATCGGTGGCGACGACTTCGTGCTGATCGTCAACCCGACCCACCTCGACGCGGTCTGCCAGCAAATCATCACCAATTTCGACATGCTGGCCTCGATGTTCTACGACGACGAGGACCGGGCGCGCGGCTACATCGAATCGGTGGACCGCCAGGGCACGCCGCGCCGCTTCCCGCTCATCAGCATCAGCATCGCCGCCGTCCTGTCGACCAACCATAACTTCACCCACTACGGCCAGTACTCCACGGCCGCCAACGAAGTCAAAAAGAAGGTCAAGCAGATGGAAGGGTCCAATTACCTCGTCGACCGCCGCTGCACCAAGGAAGAAGACGAGGACAAGGGCGTCGTGCACTAG